A single Chanos chanos chromosome 8, fChaCha1.1, whole genome shotgun sequence DNA region contains:
- the h3f3c gene encoding H3 histone, family 3C, with amino-acid sequence MARTKQTARKSTGGKAPRKQLATKAARKSAPSTGGVKKPHRYRPGTVALREIRRYQKSTELLIRKLPFQRLVREIAQDFKTDLRFQSAAIGALQEASEAYLVGLFEDTNLCAIHAKRVTIMPKDIQLARRIRGERA; translated from the exons ATGGCACGTACCAAGCAGACAGCTCGTAAGTCTACCGGAGGGAAAGCCCCTCGTAAGCAGCTGGCCACAAAGGCCGCTCGTAAGAGTGCGCCCTCCACTGGCGGTGTGAAGAAACCTCACCGTTACAG GCCCGGTACCGTGGCTCTTCGTGAGATCCGTCGGTACCAGAAGTCTACTGAGCTTCTGATCCGGAAGCTGCCCTTCCAGCGCTTGGTCAGAGAAATCGCTCAAGACTTCAAAACTGACCTGCGTTTTCAGAGTGCAGCCATCGGAGCCCTTCAG gAGGCCAGCGAGGCATACCTGGTTGGACTGTTTGAGGACACTAACCTGTGTGCCATTCATGCCAAGCGTGTCACCATCATGCCCAAAGACATCCAGCTGGCACGCCGTATCCGCGGGGAGCGTGCTTAG